In Pieris napi chromosome 2, ilPieNapi1.2, whole genome shotgun sequence, the following proteins share a genomic window:
- the LOC125055824 gene encoding stomatin-like protein 2, mitochondrial, whose amino-acid sequence MFTRTRLFLSKALPLKNTLKEYQNEGRFLYSVSAARYRSTSPINTVIMFVPQQEAWIVERMGKFHRLLEPGLNLLWPIVDKIKYVQSLKEIAIDVPKQSAITSDNVTLSIDGVLYLRIMDPYLASYGVEDPEFAITQLAQTTMRSELGKISLDKVFRERESLNVSIVHSINKASEAWGIACLRYEIRDIKLPTRVHEAMQMQVEAERRKRAAILESEGVRAADINVAEGKRQARILASEAEKQEQINKASGEAQAMLAVAEARARGLKLVAAALSYPDSKQAASLSIAEQYVDAFRKLARTNNTLILPANAGDVSNLVAQAMSIYSTVSAHNSQIQPHGEPIIPEIMSEDPLFKLNAPALNEKGTTLAGQPIPQENDLAEYFSDDEEREQALKAQEKKKWQKLEKET is encoded by the exons atgttcacaCGGACAAGGTTATTCCTATCAAAAGCGCTTCCTTTAAAG AATACCCTTAAGGAATATCAAAATGAAGGCAGATTTCTTTATAGCGTCTCAGCAGCACGGTACCGTTCAACATCTCCGATTAATACAGTTATTATGTTTGTACCGCAACAAGAG GCATGGATTGTAGAAAGAATGGGAAAGTTTCATAGACTCCTGGAACCAGGGTTAAATCTCTTATGGCCTAtagtagataaaataaaatatgtgcaAAGTCTAAAAGAAATTGCTATTGACGTGCCAAAGCAAAGCGCCATCACATCTGATAATGTCACATTAAGCATTGATGGTGTCTTATATTTGCGTATTATGGATCCTTACCTTG cTTCCTACGGTGTTGAGGATCCGGAGTTTGCAATAACACAACTTGCTCAAACTACAATGAGATCAGAGTTAGGGAAAATATCACTTGATAAAGTATTCAGGGAAAGAGAGTCACTAAATGTATCTATTGTACATTCTATAAACAAGGCCAGTGAAGCTTGGGGTATAGCATGTCTGAGATACGAAATAC GTGACATAAAGTTGCCAACCCGTGTCCATGAAGCTATGCAAATGCAAGTCGAGGCTGAACGTCGAAAACGAGCTGCGATTCTTGAATCTGAAGGAGTGCGTGCAGCTGACATTAACGTGGCTGAAGGCAAGCGGCAAGCTAGAATCCTTGCATCtg AGGCGGAAAAGCAAGAACAAATTAACAAAGCGTCGGGAGAAGCGCAAGCGATGTTGGCTGTGGCTGAAGCACGGGCTCGCGGACTCAAACTTGTGGCCGCCGCACTCTCATATCCG GACAGCAAGCAAGCAGCGTCTCTGTCAATCGCTGAGCAGTACGTGGACGCGTTTCGTAAACTCGCTCGTACCAATAACACCCTGATCCTACCCGCGAATGCTGGTGATGTCTCCAACTTAGTGGCCCAG GCAATGTCAATATATTCAACAGTCTCTGCTCACAATAGTCAAATACAACCTCATGGTGAGCCAATAATCCCAGAAATAATGTCGGAAGACCCacttttcaaattaaatgcaCCCGCTCTTAATGAAAAGGGAACCACGTTGGCCGGACAACCCATCCCACAAGAGAATGACTTAGCGGAGTACTTTTCCGATGACGAAGAAAGAGAACAGGCGTTGAAGGCTCAAGAAAAGAAGAAATGGCaaaaattagaaaaagaaacatAG
- the LOC125062303 gene encoding LOW QUALITY PROTEIN: maspardin-like (The sequence of the model RefSeq protein was modified relative to this genomic sequence to represent the inferred CDS: substituted 1 base at 1 genomic stop codon): MMNFACDLSQSSEYLSFRSSVPLRKIVVDSDGIKAWKIFDSGPKSVTCPLICLPPVSGTADIFYKQVMGLASRGVRVIAAEPPPYWNIKEWCDGFKKLIDYLELDKIHIFGTSLGGFIAQKFTQYTQNCPRVVXLVLCNTFTDTTVFEYNDSVALFWLLPSLVLKRMLMGNFAADKVDKRIADSIDFMVEKLESLTQSELASRLTLNCTPCYVEPQHLYNLPITIMDVWDESALSSRVREDLYKSYPQAKLAHLKSGGNFPYLSRSDEVNLHLLIHLRQFDGTDISASYLSLHKMPAQNDDNPEEGSVSYFNQRDKFVKIS, from the exons ATGATGAATTTTGCGTGTGATTTGTCTCAATCAAgtgaatatttaagttttaggAGTAGTGTCCCATTAAGAAAGATAGTTGTGGATTCTGATGGAATCAAG gcttggaaaatatttgataGTGGACCGAAATCTGTTACTTGTCCCTTGATATGCTTACCTCCTGTTTCTGGAACagctgatatattttataagcaaGTAATGGGACTTGCATCTAGAGGTGTAAGAGTTATTGCAGCTGAACCTCCACCTTATTGGAATATCAAAGAATGGTGTGATGGTTTCAAAAAGCTTATTGACTACCTTGAACTTGATAAAATTCACATTTTTGGAACATCTTTAG gGGGATTCATTGCACAAAAATTTACACAGTATACTCAGAATTGTCCACGTGTAGTGTGACTTGTATTGTGTAACACATTCACAGACACAACAGTGTTTGAGTACAATGACTCAGTTGCACTGTTTTGGCTACTACCTTCACTAGTTTTGAAAAGAATGCTTATGGGTAATTTTGCTGCTGATAAAGTTGATAAGAGGATTGCAGATTCCATAGATTTTATGGTTGAAAAG CTGGAATCTTTAACTCAATCAGAGCTAGCATCCCGATTGACCTTAAATTGTACTCCATGCTATGTTGAACCACAACATCTATATAACCTGCCGATCACTATTATGGATGTTTGGGATGAAAGTGCCCTTAGCTCAAGGGTGAGGGAAGATCTTTACAAATCATATCCACAAGCGAAACTAGCACATTTGAAAAGTGGAGGGAACTTTCCCTATTTAAGCAGAAGTGACGAGgtcaatttacatttactg ATTCATTTGAGGCAATTCGATGGTACAGACATATCGGCTTCCTACTTAAGTTTACACAAAATGCCAGCTCAAAATGACGATAATCCCGAGGAAGGTTCAGTCAGTTACTTCAACCAAAGGGAtaagtttgttaaaatatcgtaa